One Methylobacterium sp. 77 DNA window includes the following coding sequences:
- a CDS encoding cytochrome ubiquinol oxidase subunit I, with product MDVDALLLSRIQFGFTMAFHIIFPAFTIGLASFLARLEGQWLWTGNPMYRNLYRFWVKVFAVSFGLGVVSGIVMSYQLGTNWSRYSDFTGNVLGPLIQYEVITAFFLEAGFLGIMLFGWERVGDRLHFVSTCMVAIGTLISAFWILSANSWMQTPAGFVVENGRAVATDWWQVIFNPSFPIRYAHMVLGCFLTTAFAVAGMSAWMILRGRKEPPAKVAGARMSLSMALWFAVICTPIQIFIGDAHGLAVLKLQPTKLAAIEANWDRQANMPLLLFAIPNMKEEKNDFEIGIPRLGSFILTHDFSGIVPGLKDVPADQRPPVWPVFYSFRIMVAIGMAMLGLSLWSLYLRWKGTLYSNRWFLNAAMLMTPSGFGAVLFGWFTAEIGRQPYIVYGYMRTADAHSPLTVNAVTASLIGFLVTYAIIFGFGSYYLAKLLRKGPEPLEEALRGEDTHRKPKRPLSAVNESLEGNPA from the coding sequence ATGGACGTTGACGCGCTTCTCCTTTCGCGCATCCAGTTCGGCTTCACGATGGCCTTCCACATCATCTTTCCGGCCTTCACCATCGGTCTCGCGAGCTTCCTCGCGCGGCTGGAGGGGCAGTGGCTGTGGACCGGCAACCCGATGTACCGGAACCTCTACCGGTTCTGGGTGAAGGTCTTCGCCGTGTCGTTCGGCCTCGGCGTCGTGTCCGGCATCGTCATGAGCTACCAGCTCGGCACCAACTGGTCGCGCTATTCCGACTTCACAGGCAACGTGCTGGGGCCATTGATCCAGTACGAGGTCATCACCGCCTTCTTCCTGGAGGCGGGTTTCCTCGGGATCATGCTGTTCGGCTGGGAGCGGGTCGGCGACCGCCTGCACTTCGTCTCGACCTGCATGGTCGCGATCGGCACCCTGATCTCGGCCTTCTGGATCCTCTCGGCCAATTCCTGGATGCAGACGCCGGCCGGGTTCGTGGTCGAGAACGGCCGGGCGGTCGCCACCGACTGGTGGCAGGTGATCTTCAACCCGTCCTTTCCGATCCGCTACGCCCATATGGTGCTGGGCTGTTTCCTCACCACGGCCTTCGCGGTGGCGGGCATGTCGGCCTGGATGATCCTGCGTGGCCGAAAGGAACCCCCGGCCAAGGTGGCGGGCGCCAGGATGTCGCTCTCGATGGCCCTCTGGTTCGCGGTCATCTGCACCCCGATCCAGATCTTCATCGGCGATGCCCACGGCCTCGCGGTTCTGAAGCTGCAGCCGACCAAGCTCGCGGCGATCGAGGCCAACTGGGACCGACAGGCCAACATGCCGCTGCTCCTGTTCGCGATCCCGAACATGAAGGAGGAGAAGAACGACTTCGAGATCGGCATTCCGAGGCTCGGCAGCTTCATCCTCACCCATGATTTCTCAGGGATCGTTCCGGGGTTGAAGGATGTGCCGGCGGACCAGCGTCCCCCGGTCTGGCCGGTCTTCTATTCCTTCCGCATCATGGTCGCGATCGGCATGGCGATGCTGGGGCTGAGCCTGTGGAGCCTGTACCTGCGCTGGAAGGGGACGCTCTACTCGAATCGCTGGTTCCTGAACGCGGCGATGCTGATGACGCCCTCGGGATTTGGCGCCGTCCTGTTCGGCTGGTTCACGGCCGAGATCGGGCGCCAGCCCTACATCGTCTACGGCTACATGCGCACGGCGGACGCGCATTCGCCGCTCACCGTCAATGCCGTGACCGCTTCGCTGATCGGCTTCCTGGTCACCTACGCGATCATCTTCGGCTTCGGCAGCTACTACCTCGCCAAGCTCCTGCGCAAAGGCCCCGAGCCCCTCGAGGAGGCCCTGCGCGGGGAAGACACTCACCGCAAGCCGAAGCGCCCGCTCTCGGCCGTGAACGAAAGCCTGGAGGGAAATCCGGCCTGA
- a CDS encoding response regulator transcription factor → MNQAVGVLIVDEPVGFGPILRAFLEHEPSLHTVGETDLPLGGPGTETVVALVFLPEDAPEVGIARIGALKRHPRLRVLAAFQSLGAETLRNLLVAGVDGVVAQSATPREISATIVALAHAADPDIETSVSVEAGEGLTPREAEILRFLSAGFSNKEVARRLSLSVRTVETHRLNLRRKTQTGRLKDLVCLARQLGLAPVVESETPRHGNGEGSVHGRPTIMEAMARH, encoded by the coding sequence ATGAACCAAGCCGTTGGGGTCTTGATCGTCGACGAGCCGGTAGGGTTTGGGCCTATCCTGCGTGCGTTCCTGGAACATGAACCGAGCCTGCACACGGTGGGCGAGACCGACCTGCCACTCGGTGGACCGGGCACCGAGACGGTCGTCGCCTTGGTCTTCCTGCCCGAAGACGCACCGGAGGTCGGGATCGCGCGGATCGGCGCGCTCAAGCGCCATCCGAGGCTTCGGGTGCTCGCGGCATTCCAGAGCCTGGGCGCGGAAACCCTGCGCAACCTGCTCGTCGCGGGCGTCGATGGCGTGGTCGCGCAATCCGCCACCCCGCGGGAGATCAGCGCCACCATCGTCGCCCTGGCCCATGCTGCCGATCCGGACATTGAGACATCCGTTTCAGTGGAGGCCGGCGAGGGGCTGACGCCGCGCGAGGCGGAGATCCTGCGCTTCCTCAGCGCCGGGTTCAGCAACAAGGAAGTGGCACGCCGCCTCAGCCTCAGCGTCCGCACCGTCGAGACGCACCGGCTCAACCTGCGCCGCAAGACCCAGACGGGGCGGCTGAAGGACCTCGTCTGCCTCGCGAGGCAATTGGGTCTGGCCCCCGTGGTCGAGAGCGAGACACCGCGCCACGGCAACGGCGAAGGCAGCGTCCATGGCCGCCCGACGATCATGGAAGCGATGGCGCGCCATTGA
- a CDS encoding diguanylate cyclase, which translates to MHIVIVDTSRVVLKVVAGMLEPQGHTVDVFTDSQAALDFVTYTPTVRVLITSLEVRPLSGLELCWSARLIAETNRPLYVITMSSARNSRNLAEALDSGADDFIEKPPGAEELHARMRAADRLTTMQSELIRLAETDPLTGLLNRRAFLQRVRDAADRVGNHGNMSTILVDIDHFKRINDEYGHDVGDTAIQSVSRSIADEGIVGRLGGEEFGIVLPHRSMAEAEALASRLRLLTEAMRIRGARTPIRLTCSFGVSQWCESDTIEAMIKRADIALYEAKTTGRNRVISAASDLHLARAG; encoded by the coding sequence ATGCATATCGTCATCGTCGACACGAGCCGGGTTGTCCTGAAAGTCGTCGCGGGGATGCTTGAACCGCAGGGCCACACGGTCGACGTCTTTACCGACTCCCAGGCCGCTCTCGACTTCGTCACCTACACGCCGACCGTGCGTGTCCTGATCACGAGCCTGGAAGTGCGCCCGTTGAGCGGGCTCGAATTGTGCTGGTCGGCCCGGTTGATCGCGGAGACGAACCGGCCGCTCTACGTGATCACCATGTCGTCCGCCCGCAACTCCCGCAATCTCGCCGAGGCGCTCGACAGCGGGGCCGACGATTTCATCGAGAAGCCCCCTGGCGCCGAGGAACTCCACGCCCGCATGCGGGCGGCGGATCGCCTGACGACCATGCAGAGCGAATTGATCCGTCTCGCCGAGACCGATCCTCTCACCGGCCTCCTCAACCGCCGCGCTTTCCTGCAGCGGGTGCGGGACGCCGCCGATCGCGTGGGCAATCACGGCAACATGTCGACCATCCTCGTCGATATCGATCACTTCAAGCGCATCAACGACGAGTACGGCCACGATGTCGGCGATACGGCGATCCAGAGCGTCAGCCGCAGCATCGCCGATGAGGGAATCGTGGGTCGCCTCGGAGGCGAGGAATTCGGCATCGTGCTTCCGCACCGATCGATGGCGGAGGCCGAGGCCTTGGCGTCGCGGCTGCGCCTCCTCACCGAGGCGATGCGCATCCGCGGGGCGCGCACGCCGATCCGGCTGACCTGCAGTTTCGGCGTCAGCCAATGGTGCGAGAGCGATACGATCGAGGCGATGATCAAGCGGGCCGATATCGCCCTCTACGAGGCCAAGACCACGGGTCGCAACCGGGTGATCTCCGCGGCCTCCGATCTCCACCTCGCGCGCGCCGGCTGA
- a CDS encoding (2Fe-2S)-binding protein has translation MIELMINDRRHAVDAEPDTPLLFVLRDTLGLSGTKYGCGIGQCGACTVLLDGQVTRSCQMPLESVGTQAVTTIEAIEQDPVGAKVVAAWVGIEVPQCGYCQSGQVMAATGLLKTTPKPTDDDIASAMTNLCRCGTYNAIAAAVRQAAA, from the coding sequence ATGATTGAGCTGATGATCAATGATCGCCGCCATGCCGTCGATGCCGAGCCGGATACTCCGCTTCTGTTCGTCTTGCGCGACACTTTGGGCCTGAGCGGCACCAAGTATGGCTGCGGGATCGGTCAATGCGGTGCCTGCACGGTCCTGCTGGACGGCCAGGTGACGCGGTCCTGCCAGATGCCGCTGGAGAGCGTCGGAACCCAGGCCGTCACCACCATCGAGGCAATCGAACAGGACCCCGTGGGCGCCAAAGTCGTCGCGGCCTGGGTCGGCATCGAGGTTCCGCAATGCGGCTACTGCCAGTCGGGCCAGGTCATGGCCGCGACCGGACTTCTCAAGACGACACCGAAGCCGACCGATGACGACATCGCGTCGGCGATGACCAATCTGTGTCGATGCGGCACCTACAACGCCATTGCCGCCGCCGTGCGGCAGGCCGCGGCCTGA
- a CDS encoding xanthine dehydrogenase family protein molybdopterin-binding subunit: MNDLTPPLPSDRHSPTNREPIRNLSRRGFLGAAGGALVLGVNLPVDPAAAQEKTEGAAAIAPKPGTRVAAFLEMKPDGTVRLLSPFVEGGQGINTGLAQTIGEEFDLNPARFTVECAPPGPDYAVVNGLRMTGGSFSTRSSYAAMRRLGATAREMMLRAGAAKLGVRQDSLSTDDGRVIHADSGRSLGYGELAAAALALQPRDDVPLKDPKRFRWIGKPVPRLDMHDKSTGRATYAIDIRVDGMLHAAVQHAPHLGTEPQAVANEADVRAMPGVHSVHRLPGAVAVVADSWWRARKGAEALQVTWTNPAADGIATVSKTFSSAAMLRALKSTTEPGISAEQEGDVAGAFAGAATIIEAEYDAPYLAHAQLEPPSAVARFEADGSLDLWLPNQMPELFQQIAAGTAGIQPTQVRIHSPMLGGFFGRHFYYGPANPFPQAILLARATGRPVRVLWSREEEFGMDAVRPLSFARFRAALGSDGMPVALQTTAVGEGPIGRWFGALFKSPVDSSVVEGLDKKPYAIPNRRLDYVKVPHPVTIAFWRSVGHSMNDFFYESFLDEIAMAGGKDPFALRMALLKDSPRHRNLLQAVADLAGGWKGGVFQAEDGSRRARGVSMASPFGSETATIAEVSLKDGEAKVHDLWIAIDPGSVVNPAIVKRQVEGAAALGLSSTLLEQVVYEDGQRQAKNFDAYPILDRERMPRVHVSIVESGAPMGGIGEPGLPGVPPAVVNAVAILTGQRVRSLPLAKTRLTGA; this comes from the coding sequence ATGAACGACCTCACTCCTCCGCTGCCGAGCGACCGTCACTCCCCGACGAATCGCGAGCCCATCCGCAATCTCTCGCGCCGGGGCTTTCTGGGGGCCGCCGGCGGCGCCCTCGTCCTCGGCGTCAACCTGCCCGTCGATCCCGCCGCCGCCCAGGAGAAGACCGAGGGTGCGGCCGCCATCGCGCCGAAGCCCGGCACGCGTGTGGCGGCTTTCCTGGAGATGAAACCTGACGGCACGGTGCGCCTGCTCAGTCCCTTCGTGGAGGGCGGCCAGGGCATCAATACCGGCCTCGCTCAGACCATCGGCGAGGAATTCGACCTCAATCCGGCGCGCTTTACCGTGGAATGCGCGCCGCCCGGACCGGATTACGCGGTCGTCAACGGCCTGCGCATGACCGGAGGCAGCTTCTCGACGCGCTCCAGCTACGCCGCCATGCGGCGGCTCGGCGCGACGGCCCGCGAGATGATGCTGCGCGCCGGCGCGGCGAAGCTCGGTGTCCGGCAGGACAGCCTGTCGACCGATGACGGCCGTGTGATTCACGCCGATTCCGGGCGCTCGCTCGGCTACGGCGAACTCGCGGCCGCAGCGCTCGCCCTGCAGCCACGGGACGACGTGCCGCTCAAGGATCCCAAGCGCTTCCGATGGATCGGCAAGCCCGTTCCCCGGCTCGACATGCACGACAAGTCGACGGGGCGGGCGACCTACGCGATCGACATCCGCGTCGACGGGATGCTCCACGCAGCCGTCCAGCACGCGCCGCATCTCGGCACCGAGCCGCAGGCGGTTGCGAATGAGGCGGATGTCCGTGCGATGCCGGGCGTCCATTCCGTGCACCGCCTGCCCGGTGCCGTCGCGGTCGTCGCGGATTCGTGGTGGCGTGCTCGGAAAGGCGCCGAGGCGCTTCAGGTGACCTGGACGAACCCCGCCGCGGATGGGATCGCCACGGTCTCGAAGACCTTCTCGTCGGCCGCGATGCTGCGCGCCCTGAAATCCACGACCGAGCCCGGAATCTCCGCCGAACAGGAGGGCGACGTGGCCGGCGCCTTCGCCGGAGCGGCGACGATCATCGAGGCGGAATACGATGCGCCCTACCTCGCCCATGCCCAGCTCGAGCCGCCTTCGGCCGTCGCCCGGTTCGAGGCGGATGGCAGCCTCGATCTCTGGTTGCCGAACCAGATGCCCGAGCTGTTCCAGCAGATTGCCGCAGGCACGGCGGGGATTCAGCCGACGCAGGTGCGCATCCATTCGCCGATGCTCGGCGGGTTCTTCGGGCGCCATTTCTACTATGGCCCGGCAAACCCCTTCCCTCAGGCGATCCTGCTGGCCAGGGCGACCGGACGCCCTGTCCGGGTGCTGTGGTCGCGCGAGGAGGAGTTCGGCATGGATGCGGTGCGCCCCTTGAGCTTCGCCCGGTTTCGGGCGGCGCTCGGGAGCGATGGGATGCCGGTCGCTCTGCAGACCACCGCCGTGGGCGAAGGCCCGATCGGGCGCTGGTTCGGCGCCCTGTTCAAGTCGCCGGTCGATTCGTCCGTCGTCGAAGGTCTCGACAAGAAGCCCTACGCGATCCCGAACCGGCGCCTCGACTACGTGAAGGTGCCGCATCCGGTCACGATCGCCTTCTGGCGTTCGGTCGGGCATTCGATGAACGACTTTTTCTACGAGAGCTTCCTCGATGAGATCGCCATGGCGGGGGGCAAGGACCCGTTCGCCCTGCGCATGGCGCTGCTGAAGGATAGCCCGCGCCATCGCAATCTGCTTCAGGCCGTCGCCGATCTGGCCGGAGGCTGGAAGGGTGGGGTGTTCCAGGCGGAAGATGGCAGCCGCCGCGCCCGTGGCGTTTCGATGGCCTCGCCCTTCGGCTCGGAGACCGCGACCATCGCCGAGGTCTCGCTGAAGGATGGAGAGGCCAAGGTGCACGATCTCTGGATCGCGATCGATCCGGGCAGCGTGGTCAACCCGGCCATCGTCAAGCGACAGGTCGAGGGCGCGGCTGCGCTCGGCCTCTCCTCGACGCTGTTGGAGCAGGTCGTCTACGAGGACGGGCAGCGTCAGGCGAAGAACTTCGACGCCTATCCGATCCTCGACCGCGAGCGGATGCCGCGGGTCCACGTGAGCATCGTCGAGAGCGGCGCGCCGATGGGCGGTATCGGTGAACCGGGACTCCCCGGCGTGCCTCCGGCCGTCGTCAACGCTGTCGCCATACTGACGGGTCAGCGGGTCCGCAGCCTGCCCCTCGCAAAGACCCGGCTGACCGGCGCCTGA
- a CDS encoding SLAC1 anion channel family protein — MTTHAVEDDPQSTSPAQKPLFDYLPVSLFGAVMGLMGLSVGWRLASARYGLPMLIGDVIGWSALAVFVVLALAYAAKSVTAWQSVLIEFRHPIAGNLFGTVLISLLLLPFVLQPLIPSLAASIWILGTGGMVVFALLIVSRWMGSRHQLAHATPAWIVPVVGLLDVPLAAPALSLPHTQTVVMFSLSVGLFFAIPLFTLVFARLLFEEPLAPAQRPTLMILVAPFAVGFSSYVATFGRIDAFAEALFLIALFVFAVLAGRLRDLPLCCPFRVSWWAVSFPSAAMAVAALRYAGHVQAIAADALALLLLALATVIIAGLALRTLVGIARGELRSLAS, encoded by the coding sequence ATGACGACCCATGCTGTCGAAGATGACCCGCAATCCACCTCCCCCGCGCAAAAACCGCTGTTCGATTACCTGCCGGTGAGCCTGTTCGGCGCCGTGATGGGGCTGATGGGACTCAGCGTCGGATGGCGGCTCGCGAGTGCGCGCTACGGCCTGCCCATGCTCATCGGCGACGTGATCGGATGGAGCGCCCTGGCCGTCTTCGTCGTTCTGGCGCTGGCCTACGCCGCCAAGTCGGTGACCGCGTGGCAGAGTGTGCTGATCGAGTTCCGGCATCCGATCGCCGGGAATCTCTTCGGTACGGTGCTCATCAGCCTGCTCCTGTTGCCATTCGTGCTTCAGCCTCTGATCCCATCGCTCGCGGCGTCCATCTGGATTCTCGGTACGGGAGGAATGGTCGTGTTCGCACTCCTCATCGTCAGCCGCTGGATGGGGAGCCGGCACCAGCTCGCTCATGCGACGCCGGCCTGGATCGTCCCGGTGGTCGGCCTCCTGGACGTGCCGCTGGCCGCGCCGGCCCTGTCGCTGCCGCATACGCAGACGGTGGTGATGTTCTCGTTGAGCGTCGGGCTGTTCTTCGCGATTCCGCTCTTCACCCTGGTTTTCGCCCGTCTCCTCTTCGAGGAGCCGCTCGCCCCGGCACAGCGGCCGACATTGATGATCCTGGTGGCCCCTTTCGCTGTCGGTTTCTCGAGCTATGTCGCGACGTTCGGCCGGATCGACGCATTCGCGGAGGCTCTGTTCCTCATCGCCCTGTTCGTCTTCGCCGTCCTCGCGGGACGCCTGCGCGACCTGCCGCTGTGCTGTCCGTTTCGGGTCTCGTGGTGGGCCGTGAGCTTTCCGAGTGCCGCCATGGCGGTCGCGGCCCTGCGCTATGCCGGGCATGTCCAGGCCATCGCGGCCGATGCGTTGGCGCTGCTTTTGCTGGCTCTCGCCACGGTGATCATCGCCGGTCTCGCGCTGCGCACGCTCGTTGGCATCGCACGGGGCGAGCTTCGGTCGCTCGCGAGCTGA
- a CDS encoding FAD-dependent oxidoreductase yields METIGRDLREMQRVPLAASHVAALQAVGAERHYPAGTFLARAGEPADRFVYVEQGEIEVVNPFTNERHLPSTLGPTQFMGEISFLNGGNWSMPMRAVTDTVVIEVPRLEMLRLMSEIPEMSDIVITVLAARRRRQLDSNDGTLVLIGEDDDRAVRRIAEFASRNRFPYRSYTLGSTEAVAVADSCSIQSDRPAVIFGREIVVADPTPDKVAQLLGLNYNLIDDEAFDVLIVGGGPAGVAAGVYAGAEGLHALVVEDIAIGGQAGTSSRIENYMGFPTGISGADLVWRGEVQAMKFGTRFAMPRRVVKLERLNEGAFCATFDNDQRVRGQAVVVATGVQYRRLPIDRLEAFEGAGVYYAATEIEARYCRNTETIIIGGGNSAGQAAMFLSRSAGHVRLLVRGPSLATSMSSYLSSRLEADPAITVEYGAEVTALHGDDHLDAVTIRNTVDGTARTISTCALFIMVGAAPNTSWLSGLVELDGHGFVLTGDAIGAGSPYATSHPGIFAVGDVRAGSVKRVASSVGEGSVVISKVWDYVRH; encoded by the coding sequence ATGGAAACCATCGGCCGTGATCTGCGCGAGATGCAGCGCGTCCCCCTCGCGGCCTCGCATGTCGCGGCGCTTCAGGCGGTTGGAGCCGAGCGGCACTATCCGGCTGGTACCTTCCTCGCCCGCGCCGGCGAGCCGGCCGATCGCTTCGTCTACGTCGAGCAAGGCGAGATCGAAGTGGTGAACCCGTTCACGAACGAGCGCCACCTTCCGTCCACGCTCGGGCCGACGCAGTTCATGGGGGAAATCTCGTTCCTGAATGGCGGCAACTGGTCGATGCCCATGCGGGCGGTCACGGATACCGTCGTCATCGAAGTGCCGCGTCTGGAGATGCTGCGGCTGATGTCCGAGATTCCCGAGATGTCGGACATCGTCATCACGGTGCTGGCGGCACGGCGGCGGCGGCAGCTCGATTCGAATGACGGCACATTGGTGCTCATCGGCGAGGATGACGACCGGGCCGTGCGGCGGATCGCGGAATTCGCGAGCCGCAACCGCTTTCCCTACAGGTCCTATACGCTCGGGAGCACGGAAGCGGTGGCCGTCGCCGACAGCTGCTCGATCCAGTCCGACCGGCCTGCCGTGATCTTCGGCCGGGAGATCGTCGTGGCGGATCCGACGCCCGACAAGGTCGCGCAGCTGCTCGGCCTCAACTACAACCTCATCGACGACGAGGCCTTCGACGTGCTCATCGTCGGCGGTGGCCCGGCCGGCGTGGCGGCCGGTGTCTATGCGGGGGCGGAGGGGCTCCACGCGCTGGTGGTCGAGGATATCGCGATCGGCGGCCAGGCCGGCACGTCGAGCCGGATCGAGAATTACATGGGATTCCCGACCGGAATCTCCGGTGCCGACCTGGTCTGGCGCGGCGAGGTCCAGGCGATGAAATTCGGGACGCGGTTCGCGATGCCGCGCCGGGTGGTGAAGCTGGAGCGGCTCAATGAGGGCGCGTTCTGTGCGACGTTCGACAACGACCAGCGCGTCCGCGGTCAGGCCGTCGTCGTCGCCACCGGCGTTCAGTACCGACGATTGCCGATCGATCGTCTCGAAGCGTTCGAGGGCGCGGGCGTCTATTATGCGGCGACGGAAATCGAGGCCCGCTATTGCAGGAATACCGAGACGATCATCATCGGTGGCGGCAATTCCGCGGGCCAGGCGGCGATGTTTCTCAGTCGCAGCGCAGGCCATGTTCGTCTTCTGGTGCGCGGGCCGTCACTCGCGACCTCGATGTCGAGCTACCTGTCGAGCCGTCTGGAGGCAGATCCGGCGATCACGGTCGAATATGGCGCCGAGGTCACCGCACTTCATGGTGACGATCACCTCGACGCCGTGACGATCCGCAACACCGTCGATGGAACGGCCCGCACGATATCGACCTGTGCCCTGTTCATCATGGTCGGGGCCGCCCCCAATACGTCCTGGCTCTCGGGCCTCGTCGAACTCGATGGCCATGGCTTCGTGTTGACCGGGGATGCGATCGGCGCAGGCTCGCCCTACGCCACGTCCCATCCGGGAATCTTCGCCGTCGGCGATGTGCGCGCCGGGTCGGTCAAGCGTGTCGCATCGTCGGTGGGCGAGGGGTCCGTCGTCATCTCGAAGGTCTGGGACTACGTCCGGCACTGA
- a CDS encoding outer membrane protein, which produces MTGTVAAADLPRRASPPPFVALVPNFSWTGFYAGLQAGYAFTDDQTIRTAATSGTGGGADFFIQRLGIGSVSSRQQGFVAGGQAGYNFQLTPGSGFVLGVETDIAYTDLDRTKRISGPLFGAAGGSLLANTTRQSLDVLGTVRGRIGYAFDRVLVYGTGGFAYGNVNYESATTFQVTGVPTLDLFSGRANRLETGFAYGGGVEFALPTESALNVFQASAITLKVEYLHYDLGKRNVSLTSSLGSGQPIAEATSRFRSEGNVVRVGLNYKFGT; this is translated from the coding sequence ATGACCGGAACCGTTGCTGCGGCGGATCTTCCTCGGCGCGCATCCCCGCCGCCGTTCGTCGCGCTCGTTCCGAACTTCAGCTGGACCGGCTTCTATGCGGGTCTGCAGGCCGGATACGCCTTCACCGACGACCAGACCATCCGTACGGCAGCGACATCCGGGACCGGAGGCGGGGCCGATTTCTTCATCCAGCGTCTCGGCATTGGATCGGTGTCTTCGAGGCAGCAGGGTTTCGTGGCCGGTGGTCAGGCCGGATACAATTTCCAGCTCACCCCCGGCTCCGGCTTCGTCCTCGGTGTCGAGACCGACATCGCCTATACCGACCTCGACCGGACCAAGCGCATCAGCGGCCCCCTCTTCGGTGCGGCCGGCGGTTCTCTCCTCGCCAACACGACCCGTCAGAGCCTCGACGTCCTCGGCACCGTCCGCGGTCGTATCGGCTATGCCTTCGACCGGGTCTTGGTCTACGGCACCGGCGGTTTCGCCTACGGCAACGTGAACTACGAGAGCGCGACCACCTTCCAGGTCACGGGTGTCCCGACCCTCGATCTCTTCTCGGGACGGGCCAACCGCCTGGAGACAGGCTTTGCTTATGGAGGCGGTGTGGAATTCGCGCTGCCGACGGAGAGTGCCCTCAACGTCTTCCAGGCGTCGGCGATCACGCTGAAGGTGGAATACCTCCACTACGATCTCGGCAAGCGGAACGTCTCGCTGACGAGCTCCCTCGGCTCCGGCCAGCCCATCGCGGAGGCGACGTCTCGCTTCCGGTCCGAGGGCAACGTCGTCCGCGTTGGCCTGAACTACAAGTTCGGTACCTGA
- the nudC gene encoding NAD(+) diphosphatase, with the protein MSERLDGLGYAESRLLRHSAESIDAVPMPDAPDSRIVLMAGDRIVLAGDTALLTSGQAAAACHGDLTLFLGRLDGAPVFACAIAPEAADAFDADPGFRTTDLRSLAAENAVAPHELGLLATARSILAWHARHGFCANCGTATGFAAGGFRRECPTCGTHHFPRVDPVVIMLIARGDRCLLGRSPRFKEGMYSCLAGFLEPGETIEDAVRRETLEEAGLRIGAVTYHASQPWPFPSSLMIGCVAESLDDTITIDPAELADARWFSREDVSAMIAGTQAEGLTVPPPMAIAHLLMRAFVEEQV; encoded by the coding sequence ATGAGCGAGCGCCTCGACGGCCTCGGCTATGCCGAAAGCCGGCTCCTTCGCCATTCGGCCGAGAGCATCGACGCCGTGCCGATGCCGGACGCACCGGACTCGCGGATCGTGCTCATGGCAGGCGACCGCATCGTCCTCGCGGGCGACACCGCGCTCCTGACATCCGGTCAGGCGGCAGCGGCCTGCCACGGCGATCTCACGCTCTTCCTCGGCCGCCTCGACGGGGCTCCGGTCTTCGCCTGCGCCATCGCCCCGGAGGCCGCCGACGCCTTCGACGCCGATCCCGGCTTCCGCACCACCGACCTGCGCAGCCTCGCCGCCGAGAACGCGGTGGCCCCGCACGAACTCGGCCTCCTCGCCACGGCGAGATCGATCCTGGCCTGGCACGCCCGCCACGGCTTCTGCGCCAATTGCGGGACGGCGACCGGATTCGCCGCAGGCGGCTTCCGCCGCGAATGCCCGACATGCGGGACGCATCACTTTCCGCGCGTCGACCCCGTCGTCATCATGCTGATCGCCCGTGGCGATCGCTGCCTCCTCGGGCGCTCGCCGCGCTTCAAGGAGGGGATGTATTCCTGCCTCGCCGGCTTCCTGGAGCCCGGCGAGACGATCGAGGACGCGGTTCGCCGCGAGACCCTCGAAGAGGCCGGACTGCGCATCGGCGCGGTGACCTACCACGCCTCGCAACCCTGGCCGTTCCCGTCCTCGCTGATGATCGGCTGCGTGGCGGAATCGCTCGACGACACCATCACGATCGACCCCGCCGAGCTCGCCGACGCACGCTGGTTCTCCCGCGAGGACGTGTCGGCGATGATCGCCGGCACGCAGGCGGAGGGATTGACCGTGCCGCCACCGATGGCGATCGCCCATCTGCTGATGCGGGCCTTCGTCGAGGAGCAAGTTTAG
- a CDS encoding HIT domain-containing protein, with protein sequence MTDDFTLDPRLVADTVPVGDLALCSVLLMDDARFPWLILVPRRAGASELTDLSADDSRDLMDEIRIATGVMLALAKPDKVNVAALGNVVPQLHVHVIGRFLSDPAWPSPVWGVGTRQPYPLHARAQMIERLGALFAAA encoded by the coding sequence ATGACAGACGATTTCACCCTCGACCCGCGCCTCGTCGCCGACACCGTGCCGGTGGGCGACCTCGCCCTGTGCAGCGTTCTCCTGATGGACGATGCCCGGTTTCCCTGGCTGATCCTGGTGCCGAGGCGCGCGGGCGCGAGCGAACTCACAGACCTGTCGGCGGACGATTCGCGAGACCTGATGGACGAGATCAGGATCGCCACCGGCGTGATGCTGGCCCTCGCCAAGCCCGACAAGGTCAATGTCGCGGCTTTGGGCAACGTCGTGCCGCAGCTCCACGTCCACGTGATCGGACGCTTCCTGTCCGATCCGGCATGGCCCTCGCCGGTCTGGGGCGTCGGTACGCGCCAGCCCTACCCGCTCCATGCCCGTGCCCAGATGATCGAGCGCCTCGGCGCCCTGTTCGCGGCCGCCTGA